From Cellulosimicrobium cellulans, the proteins below share one genomic window:
- a CDS encoding TenA family protein → MTTPAAITLNPVRTDDPTALVRRGETGFTVDLARRYAHLFDEFYDHPFLAGLRDGSVEPAAVRHYVGQDHQYLTAYLRCYGLGMALAPDREWAAYFHEKAGFLLDDESHAHHAMCDFLGVTYEEAQTYRLAPSAQAYVDHMLAAGRDSLGVLLAALLPCPWTYIWSARRFWLGERETTPGAIGDDHPLAGWWEFYAAERTEGVLADLRARLDALAADAGEAERARMERAFELSCRHEIRFWQMAWSLERW, encoded by the coding sequence ATGACGACGCCTGCTGCCATCACCTTGAACCCCGTCCGCACGGACGACCCGACCGCGCTCGTCCGGCGGGGGGAGACCGGCTTCACGGTCGACCTCGCGCGCCGGTACGCGCACCTCTTCGACGAGTTCTACGACCACCCGTTCCTCGCCGGCCTGCGCGACGGGTCCGTCGAGCCGGCCGCGGTGCGGCACTACGTCGGCCAGGACCACCAATACCTCACGGCCTACCTGCGCTGCTACGGGCTCGGCATGGCCCTCGCTCCCGACCGCGAGTGGGCCGCGTACTTCCACGAGAAGGCCGGGTTCCTGCTCGACGACGAGTCGCACGCGCACCACGCGATGTGCGACTTCCTCGGCGTGACGTACGAGGAGGCGCAGACGTACCGCCTCGCCCCGAGCGCCCAGGCGTACGTCGACCACATGCTCGCCGCGGGCCGCGACTCCCTCGGCGTGCTGCTCGCCGCGCTCCTGCCGTGCCCGTGGACCTACATCTGGTCGGCGCGGCGGTTCTGGCTCGGCGAGCGCGAGACGACGCCCGGCGCGATCGGGGACGACCACCCGCTCGCGGGCTGGTGGGAGTTCTACGCCGCCGAGCGCACCGAGGGCGTCCTGGCCGACCTCCGGGCACGCCTGGACGCGCTCGCCGCCGACGCGGGCGAGGCGGAGCGCGCCCGCATGGAGCGCGCGTTCGAGCTGAGCTGCCGCCACGAGATCCGGTTCTGGCAGATGGCGTGGTCGCTCGAGCGGTGGTGA
- a CDS encoding helix-turn-helix domain-containing protein, whose product MDATSAVPSMTASPRPREGGRPEPLLRHVIGGILRRARLAQGRTLVDVAASARVSTAYLSEVERGRKEASSEVLAAVCGALGLRLVDLVARTGEELRPVAPVRVLSSVRERGALSAPRHPAPAGEPVRDLPVARSTRATPTLAARPTARAADVLLLAA is encoded by the coding sequence ATGGACGCGACGAGCGCGGTGCCGAGCATGACGGCGAGCCCCCGGCCCCGAGAGGGTGGGCGGCCGGAACCGCTCCTGCGCCACGTCATCGGCGGGATCCTCCGGCGGGCCCGGCTCGCGCAGGGCCGCACCCTGGTCGACGTCGCGGCCTCCGCGCGCGTCTCGACCGCCTACCTGTCCGAGGTGGAGCGCGGCCGCAAGGAGGCGTCCTCCGAGGTGCTGGCCGCCGTCTGCGGCGCGCTCGGCCTGCGCCTCGTGGACCTCGTGGCCCGCACGGGGGAGGAGCTGCGCCCCGTCGCCCCCGTGCGCGTGCTCTCCTCCGTCCGGGAGCGCGGGGCGCTCTCCGCGCCGCGGCACCCCGCCCCCGCCGGCGAGCCCGTGCGCGACCTCCCGGTCGCGCGCTCCACGCGCGCGACTCCCACGCTCGCGGCGC